One genomic region from Nymphaea colorata isolate Beijing-Zhang1983 chromosome 12, ASM883128v2, whole genome shotgun sequence encodes:
- the LOC116265793 gene encoding pentatricopeptide repeat-containing protein At1g62914, mitochondrial-like, whose translation LQWNYSYVGPQRGHEEAMIIFEEMKACGILPSVHTYSSLIYGFCKQCHFSKGFALLEEMASVGIKPNIICYSMFLNGLSKNQEIEIAVRFFHKLAALGYDHDEVTYGIITDGFCRNGEMAISHNYLNAMVKNNIVPDIFCYTSLIHGYSRCGCLQEALNVFILINTYNTVIDGLCKENKASEAWSLFHELVKRGLVPDNVVYGSMVDGLVKQNDFKNAFELYTRMTKDGIQLNAVTYTIFIHGLWKNNMTHEAMSLFKEMISKQVNPDTVAYTSLISAYCRSGNMKKAWELFSTMLYSGLLPDVVTFTCLVDGYCKLSCLVKASAPFQGLQPYRGHTISQLSGKTIPC comes from the exons TTACAATGGAATTATTCATATGTTGGGCCGCAGAGAGGACATGAAGAGGCAAtgataatttttgaagaaatgaagGCTTGTGGTATATTACCAAGTGTTCATACATATAGTAGTCTGATTTATGGATTTTGCAAACAATGTCATTTCTCAAAGGGCTTTGCTCTCTTAGAGGAAATGGCTTCTGTTGGAATAAAACCTAACATTATTTGTTACAGCATGTTCCTGAACGGGTTATCTAAGAACCAAGAAATTGAAATTGCTGTAagattttttcataaattggCAGCTCTTGGCTATGACCATGATGAAGTTACATATGGCATCATAACTGATGGGTTTTGTAGAAATGGTGAAATGGCTATTTCCCACAACTACCTGAATGCAATGGTTAAAAATAACATTGTGCCTGATATTTTCTGCTACACCAGTTTAATTCATGGATATAGCAGATGTGGGTGCCTACAGGAAGCTCTTAACGTCTTTATTCTCAT TAATACATACAACACAGTGATTGATGGACTTTGTAAGGAAAACAAGGCTTCTGAAGCATGGTCATTATTTCATGAGCTGGTAAAGAGGGGACTTGTTCCTGATAATGTTGTCTATGGCAGCATGGTTGATGGTCTAGTGAAGCAAAATGACTTTAAAAATGCATTTGAGTTGTATACTAGAATGACAAAAGATGGAATTCAACTTAATGCAGTGACGTATACAATTTTTATACATGGTCTTTGGAAGAACAACATGACACATGAAGCTATGAGTTTATTTAAGGAAATGATTAGCAAACAAGTGAATCCTGATACTGTTGCTTACACATCATTAATTTCTGCATATTGCAGGAGTGGAAATATGAAGAAAGCTTGGGAACTATTTTCTACAATGTTGTACAGTGGATTATTACCTGATGTTGTCACATTTACATGTTTGGTTGATGGATACTGTAAGCTAAGCTGTTTGGTGAAAGCTTCAGCACCATTTCAGGGTCTACAACCTTACAGAGGCCATACTATCAGTCAGCTTTCGGGTAAAACAATCCCATGCTAG